aCGAGAGGAATGTGTCAGTGCATCGCCCCCTGGTGCCTATGggggggctgcgtagccacaaaCTGGTAAGGATGACCACTGTCCTCTGTCAAAGGCGGCTACAGTGGGCATACTGTCGGAACTGGACCAAGGGAACAGTGGAAGAAgattgtctggtctgatgagtcccgttttcttttacaatgGCCGTGTACGTGTGCGCCGTTTACCTgcggaagtgatggcaccaggatgcactgtgggaagacaaaAAGCCGGTGGAGGGTGTGAGAttctctgggcaatgttctgctaggaAACCCTGTGTCCAGGCATTTATGTGGAAGTCAATTTGACAAATGCctcctacctaaacattgttgcagaccaggtacatcCCTTCAtgacaatggtattccctgatgtcagtggcctctttcagcaggataatgccacactttgttcaggaatggtttgcagaacatgatgaagagttcaagatgttgacctggcctccaaattccccagatctcaatccgattgagcatctgtgggatgtcctggaccaacaagtccaatccatggcgGCTCCACCTCGAGGCTAACAGGACTTGAAatatctgctgctaatgtcttggtgccagataccacaggacatcttcaggggtcttgtagagtccatgcctcggcagGTCGGTGCTGTTTTGGCTGCACGCGAAGGACCAACAGCATGTTAGGCAGGTCGTCTTAacgttttggctcatcagtgtatatgaATACTTTGCTAGTGTGTACAGAAAAGGGTTTGTACTCATGCTATTTGTCATGATCTCTTCTAGTTTCTAAGAACAATGTGTTCATGCCATCCAGTTTCTGTCAGTCCCCGACAGGAAATAATAATTCGGATTCAGAGCCTGGTGAGTTCAGTTACAGTACCTTAAAGTCTCCCTTGCAGTGTACTTGCATTATAAGGAAAAGTAAATATGGAGAATCATGACATGAATTCACCACTTTTCCTCTCTGAAGTTCTAGCCTGTGTCCCACCCGTCTCACATTCCCCtttttccgtctctctctctctctgtgttcatGTCAACAGAAGAGAAGATGGTTGGGTTTCGCCTGAAGCCCCCAACCCTGATCCATGGACAGGCTCCTAGCGCAGGTGGGTACCCTATGCTGTCAGTACAACTGGTCCTTAGACTTTATTGTCTATTGAAGTACAGAGAAacagtgttttgtggatctAGTAAACAGTCTTAGTATCAGGTTTGAACATAATGGGCAAAACATCAGAAAAATACACTGTTTCCGTTCTGTTTTTGCGCTGCCCATACTGTTGTATTTATGCTAAGTATAATGTGTTGCAGGCGTCCCGAGCCAGAAGCCCAAGGAGCAGCAGCGCAGCGTCCTACGACCAGCAGTTCTGCAGGCTCCGCCAGCCATCAAATCACTAAGTCAGACAGGTAAGTACACCTTTAGGACACATTAACCTCAGTCTTCTACCTCAGTCTTCAGATATTGTCAAACAAACAGCTCTGCTACTTTGTTCTTTTCCACACTGGCCATTCTCCTTCCTTTTTCATCTCAACATGCTAGGACAAAACTTATTTTAAAGGTCAGGAAAGTACCTGAATTTCCCTGAGAGTCTGCTGTTGTGGTCCTCCATAGGGTTGAACAGTGGTACAAACGGAGTGAACAGGTCATCTGAGGGTCTACCAGTCACTCAGAACAGCACAGAGAACTGCGATGGCTCCACAGTTGACAGAACCAAGTCACAGGTAAGCCGATTGATCCAAGGTTGCACTACGGCCATGGTGAAttatttaaccatttaaaactaAATTATTTGAATGGTTGTGAATACAGTGGCCCTTATTGACCTATATTAAGCAACTTCATAGCAATAACAAGGAACCCCACAGGACAGGTGGCGCGATTTGTTCTTGAACATTCCATGAATGTGTCTCGCTGCTCTCATCTTTCAAGGAGAAGAGGAGCGAGAGGGATgagagcaggagaggagagCAAACATTTTCTCCTATGGAATCCACATTTGTATTTGGCCAGAATGTCAAAGACAGAGCCAAGGTGACTTGAATAGTTAACTAAAGTGCATGTCGTGTGGAATACGATTTACAGATGGGCTGAAATCCACTGGGCtttgactttgtgtgtgttgctaaGTCCCAGTATACCAGCAGCCTCTTGAACCTGCATGCattattcaatttatttttatctgttcCTTGGttgtcagtattttctgatcaTTACCTTTCTCCCATTGATCTAGGTCATAGAAAGCAGTGAACTGAAAGGCTCTCCATCAGCAGAATCAGGGGAAACTAAttatttcctacaatacatcaGTACTCCCAGGTCAGCCTCTCAGGGATTCTGTCTCCAACACATATAATCAGTCATCAGTTTTAATAAGATACCAGAACTGTTTCTCATCAGCCCCGTTCTGACACTATTCTCCCCGTATGTTTCCCATCCAGTTTACACAAGGCTGAGAACAACACTGACGATGGGGCTAAGTTTGTGTTTGGACAGAACATGTCTGATCGTGTCCTGGTGAGTCTACTCACCTGTAATCCCTGTGGTTTGTTTTTCTGCCAACAAAATGATGGATTTACACAGTTTCACTAAAGCATGTTGTGTTCCTTTCTTGGTCTGCAGAGTCCGCCGAAATGTGAGCAAGCAGCAGAGGGCAGTACAGATCCCCAGCCCCCCCCTCCCTGTGACCCCCCCTTACAGGACAGCAGCTCAGAGAAAGGTTCAAAATACTGCATATGAAGAATTATGTCTCTCTTTATTACTAGGCCTTTCAACTAATGGCATTGCAATGTACCCAGCACTGGTTCATTTTCGTGTatcaaatgtttctttctttgtggTTGTCATTGCTCAGGtggttttgctgttgtttttgttgcagataACAGTGTGACAGAGTCCTTGGAGGAGTCGGCAGCGGCCTACACCAAAGCCACAGCCAAGAGGTGTTTGTTAGAGAAGGTAGAGGTCAGAACTGGGGAAGAGTCGGAGAGTAATGTTCTACAGGTATGCAAGAGGTTGTTGTTTGCTGTTCCACATCAATTCACATTTTTTCTGGAACATTCAacccatgcatgttttttgtctCCACAGGTCCAGTGCAAGTTATTTGTGTTTGACAAAGCATCCCAGTCGTGGgtggagagaggcagaggactGCTGAGGCTCAACGATATGGCCTCCACAGAAGAGGGATTGTTACAGTCCAGGCTTGGTACAGTTCTTACAATGGCATAATACTGTTAAATCTGATAATTACAGCCGTTTGTGGCATTTATCAACACACTCATAGGACACATCCCATTCATAGGACACATCCCATTCATAGGACACATCCCATTCATAGGACACATCCCAATACATCCCATTCATAGGACACATCCCAATACATCCCATTCAAAGGACACATCCCATTCATAGGACACATCCCAATACATCCCATTCAAAGGACACATCCCATTCAAAGGACACATCCCATTCATAGGACACATCCCAATACATCCCATTCAAAGGACACATCCCATTCATAGGACACATCCCAATACATCCCATTCAAAGGACACATCCCATTCATAGGACACATCCCAATACATCCCATTCAAAGGACACATCCCATTCATAGGACACATCCCAATACATCCCATTCAAAGGACACACTCCATTCATAGGACACATCCCAATACATCCCATTCAAAGGACACATCCCAATATATCCCATTCATAGGACACATCCAATTCATAGGACAGTAATCTCAATAAACATTGTCAAGCTGCGCTACTCTGCGTTCTGTTTTGTAATAGTCCTATTTGAATGTATTGTGTCGGCTGTTACACACCTGATGTGCGCCTGTATTCTGTGATGTAGTGATGAGGACCCAGGGCAGTTTACGTCTGATCCTCAACACCAAGCTGTGGCCCCAAATGCAGGCGGACAAGGCAAGCGAGAAGAGTGTCCGCATCACAGCCATGGACACTGAGGACCAGGGAGTCAAGGTCTTCCTCATATCGGTACGAGTACCTGTCGCACCGCGATTCAACTGCAGTTCTGTGGTAAACGATCTCACACTGCCAGAACATCTTATGCAGTGCTGATGAGTCGTGTGTCTGTCCCAGGCGAGCTCTAAGGACACTGGGCAGCTGTACGCAGCGCTGCACCACCGTATTCTGGCTCTGCGGAGCCACTCGGACCAGGAGCCAGAGCCCCGGGCCCCCATCCCGGATAGCCACATCCctcatccccagtccaacgagGAGGACAGTGACGAGGATGACCCACTCACATCCACTGCCAACACCACAGGTAAACTAAATAACCAGAACCACGTCCTAATCGTCCTTGACCCAAACCACCAAGACTCATTACATGGGTCAGGGGCTGACACGTAGCAAACTGGCTCACAGCCTCCTGTTGTGTCCCTGGGACATTCTGAAAAATGTCGTCACTACTGTAAGTGGGAGGGGGTCTCAATCCAAAATATTGCTGATGGCCTAAATATCTCGTAATGTTATTACTGGGGGAGAGTGACTGGTTTATTGGTAGCTGGACTGAGTTATCCAAACAAATGTCTCCAGCCCGCATCTCACCAAGTCTCTTTTCCCCAGAGGAGCCAGAGACACCGGCTGCCGGGAGTGGCGGTGGGTCCTCATAGCGCCTGCCAACCTTCATCTACCCATACGCTGTAGTCAGGACCCCCAGGGCACCCCCAGGGACCCCTACGGCCAGCATTTCCCCAGGGGTCACAGTGCAGCTCCAGGAAGGATCCTTGGCAGGTGTTACTTAACTCTGTGCAGTTCACACTCTCTGCATTCACAGTATATCCTGGATGGATggtctttttatttctttattttttttaaccttttagaactgaaaaaaaaaaaattttggtTTGTGAATTGGATGCTCATCATATTGATGAGTAAGAGAGTGTGGGAGCTAATGAGACATCAGTTTCCTTCTCTCGCCCATGTAAGTACATTCTAAAGAGTTTGCCGTTAAAAGTGGGACCTCTTTATCCACCTTGCAAGAGAACAGACCTCAGGCACTTCAAATCCAGTGGGGCTTGTATTTTGTTCAGAGAGGTAAAGATCGAGTTGCTTAGTTGCTAAGTTTGTTTAtaaattctatttttttttttttttttttttttttttttttactgaggaGTGTCTGAACTCttcaagttttatttttataaggTGAAATGCTTGCACATGCTCTAGCTTGGATTAGTATGTCAATACCTCCTTTGGCCACTGTTTTTTAGTCTTTAATCcatattgtaatttatttttgacCACAAATCGTTTAAAATAGAATCCCTTGTGCAAACACTTGCTTTGATGTTTGTAGCCATAAAAGattgaataaataataacattcaaTAATGGAAtttacttgtttattattatgattattgatACATAAGACATTTTTATTGATAGTTCATATCCACTTTTTAAGTTCATCCTAAAATGTTCTGCAAATAAATGAGCTAGTTGGATTTGATAGTTTTACAACATGTTTGCACCATGACCCTAAACATTTCCCCTGGATATAGCCATTAGATGTAttcattttacaaaatatattttagataaaaaaaaaaaaaaaaaagatcatctttccaaatgtatattgaataaacCCTTTATGTTCGAGTTGTTTACAATGCTTTACGTAGTTTGCTATAAATAAGTTCCACAAGACTTTGTTCATAACATCCACAATCTCTAAATCAGAAAGACCATTGCAAAACATGTTTACCAATGTCTTTTTGATTATTCAGAAAGGCCAATATAATTACTTATAGGTTACAGTGTTGACATTCGGTTTTCCTATCATGCCTTTATTTACATCTATCCTGTGTGGGTTTGACATCAAATCCCTACAAAATGCACATGTACTCTCAGATCAACTAATGCTGCCATTTAATTCATATAGCTATAGCAATTGGAACAGGTGGTACTATGTGCACTTGACAGGAAGGCTACATGGATGGTGTTTCTCACCAAGTCTGGGGCTGAGCCCTCTCTCAAAGGCTCTGGTTTTGTCTATTTTAAACAGATCCTTTAAAGAGAAGTAGATAACTACAGTGGTATTTCCTTCAGTGAAGTGTAGCACCTCTTGTTTTAAGCCTTTTTCTTCCTCATATCAGTGGAATGAGTAATATCTCGGAACTGTTGTATTATAGTGTGCTCCTTTTTAATGTTCTACAAGCCTTTGATGTGAAAATACGtatttttaacaacaaaaaagcataccaagaaaacatttaaaaaaatttacaaattataaaatgaaaaaaataacaggcaagtaaaaatattgttgtttaaaatgtataaataccgTAATGTATATTATTGAACAAGCAGCCTTTAAGCATAAAAAAAGGATGCCCTTCTTTATTTTGTACTCTTCACAGCAGTCTGTAGAAAACTCACTGTGTAGTGTgctttgtatgtttgtgttctCTCCATTCTTCACATTCTGCTTATGTAGCTACAAACATAGGACTTCTCCTCTGGAAATAGGGCTCAGACATGAATGTatggctttttgtctctgtttaaAGGGCCAGGGGCCGACGTTCTTCAGCACTTTTCCTTCTCTGTGGTATTTCTCCCATCAATATgaattattaaatgtttgtaaatgcaaattaactggGGCTGTCCATTGATCAAATGTCAAAGGTGGTCAATGATGTGTTGAATGTTGTTTGCTGGGAGGTGACTGcaagacaaaaatacatttttgttaagttatatttttgttgcTGAATTTTCTGTCATATCTGCTTAGTTCCCTCAAATGTCTACATATTTTCTTGAGTTAACTGTTCATGTTCCATAACCTGGTGCTATTCTGTTGCAGTTCCTATCACAATCCAGTGTTGGTATTCCTTTATACTGAGATCAAAATGGTACATATTTGAATGAAAGTCAGTTGGTGAGGATTTTATGAAACCTGGTTGACACAGATGAGCCTTGTCGCTATTGTACAACAGTACCGGTCTCATACTGTATTTGTGACTGGAATGTTTTCATCTCTTTTGCTTTTGCCACTAAACATGCAATTAAGGTCTTCAATATATTAGCTAATAGTTAACATGTAGTGTCATTCCTGCTTGTTGTGATTGGTCCAGTAGAGCAGAGATCTGGTTGTGGAGAAGGTGTATCAGAGAGATGCAAGGGATCAGATGTGTTACAAAAAAGgttagaaatgtgtttaaaaggtcagaaatagcttttttttttttttttttaaggtataATGAGAGGAAATCTTACAAATCAACTATCCTCTTTCCAGTGGTCCGCAACTGTAACAGAGACATGTAGAGATTGACCAAACTTATAAAGGCAAATGTGCATGTCATTGTTGAACCTTTTCAACAATGCCTACATTGTTATCAGTCATTTTGGTGTCACCCAGTACATGTGGAACAAGGGCAAAGATGGAGTCATGCCATAGTAATAGACAGGCTGAACAGGTCACAGCATTGTCATACACAAACTCAACATTCAGTCAACACACACTGAGATCCAGTACTTCACCATTCACCCCTGTTGAAGTGTTATACAACCCCTCCACTGAAAAAAGCCCTCTGCCAGTCCCCTgctttctgttgttttgtaCAGCTGTCAGGGCATATACTATATGCAGTATATTTTTCACCAAACTAATGCATTTACTCAATGGAAGACCTCATTGTAATAACATCAGTACTGGTGTCAGATGTCATTGACACGTTAGCCTTTTGATTCTCCTTGTTGTTTTTCGATTGAGAGTTTGAAGGACATCAAAGAAAGACTGTAAATGTcaacatgcccccccccccccccccccattttattAGTCTCAAGGGAACGTGTGGCATAGACATGCTTATAAATGCTGCTGTCCACCCTCAGTCCAGAGTTCTCTGTCTACCAGTCCAAAACAACAGGGATGCTGAGAGGTCTGGGTATAGAGCTTTGCCCGGTCTGGGGACGGGCACTGCCGGACCTGGAGAGCTGCAGAAAGTGCAGGCCTTCATGAAGTGCATAATTATTGACAGAACATAGAACTATTTGAATAAACTATGTGAAGGCCAGGGAAACAAAAGCCTGCACAGCTCTCCATGAATGGAGTTGTCTGCCCAGtcctttcatttgaaatgaattgtgGAACTACTGTCTTGCCAGGTTAAACaatcatgttatttttttgttgttgctttgaGCTTTAGTATAAAATaactacaaaaaacaaaaacataatttcaaaaaACTAATATAAAAAATCACTTGTTATGAAAAAAGTTTATGTAAAATGGTCATATCAGATGTATTTCAGAATTACATTAAACTTTTAACAGAAagcaaaatgtttactgttttcATCGTTCTTGACTTCACTGGCTTCACTTGCATTTTCACTTAAAGCTCTTTCCTGTCCTGTAGTGATAGTGTTTCACCACCAGAGAGTGCTCTTGGTCTGAAGATGGTAGCTATACGATCAACTAATTATCAACATAGATAACGTTTCTAGCTGTACCAAAGCCTCAAGATGGTGTTAAAAATCAGAATAGGGTgctcattttgttttaaaacatttgcattttaagaaAATATCTAAAACCAGCAGAGGTTCCCTTTATGTATTGAAACTGCTAACATATGTCTTTGTAATTGGATTATTTGCATTTCCTGTTGGTTGTATAGTCTAAAGTATAGCACAGCTACATATTTCCATATGATATGCTAGTAAGTGGTGCAGCCATTTTGGGGAGGCCACTTGTATTACTGTCCACGTCGATGATTCAGACCACAAATGACCGGTTAAACACAGTGGTTTTCTTATTTTCTCCTGACTTAAAAAAAGCAATATGGGCTTAAACAATGTAACACAAAATCTCTCTAAAGTAAATGACCAGTAGTGCCGACATATGACCAGTGACTGAGGGCATTGATGTAGTAAAAGGCTGATAATTGGTTACATCTGCCTATGGTTGGATGCCTGGGGATTCAAGGTTCATGTTCCCTGCAATAAATCGGAGGAATTTGTGCACTTCTCTTCCAGCACCACAGCACCATGGCTCACCTAACAATCTGTGTTCTGCCTGACAATAGTATCCAGCTGTAGCATGAAGTTAGCACGCTCAAGTATCATATATGCAGAATATGTTCCAGGGATGTTCTGTTTGGTTAGACTTAGGGTTGATCAAGGGGTTAAGGTGAGAGCTGGAATAAGATTGAATTAAAGGTTATGAGGGTGTGGGTTTGGTTAAAGAGTGAGGTCTATTTTAGGGTTCAGAGtccctgaaaaaaaaacataactatCCTGCTCTTCAGACTATCCTCTGGGTACACTGAATACAGGGCCTTTTGCCAACTAGCTGTTGCTGCTCATGTTTTGTTAGAAGTTTAAAATGTAGATTGTTTCCTGAGCCCAAGATTACTTCATATGACATACAGCCCTATCTCTCAAAAAGatgtgaaataaattgtttttatgttggtaCTGGACGCAATGTCTACGTATCAACTCTAAATTGATCCCAAAATAAGgtgtaataaaaacaaagagcCTTCAGCACAATAGAATTGTACATTATAAATTAATCCCCCTCATTTTGAGAAAAAGCTTTTCCACTGTAACATTGTGTAATGGCTGGCATAAGAACCTTGCGATATGCATGCCGTCTGCCTCCTGTTTGTTTAGTAAGCCGCAACCATAACTGATCAGAATCAGTCATGCCACCAACCCATGGAATGTTCTTCCATGTGTAACAAAcaaatgctgtgtgtgtttttggagagCTGTTATTATTTATGTTGACATAGCAACTGCATACAGATCTGGgttcaaatattatttaaggtttatttttaaataaaaatatttgaatgtatttttttttttttaaatacacttgGAACATTATAAAGGTAgactaaaatacatttccatgcATTTAACCCAGAAATGTCAATTACCTCTGATAGAAGTGGTTGATTCAATGAAAATGCAATACGTGGACACCTGGATGTCACCCATCTGCTTCCAAAATTATGGGCATTGATATGATGTTGGTCGTCCTTTTGCTGATTTACAGCCTCCGGTCTTCCAAGCCTTTCCACTAAAACATAGCTGCAGTGGTTTGCACCTGGCTCACAGTCGACGATGTTCCAAATCATCCCAACACTGTTCGATGGAGTTGAGGTAAAGGCTCTGCAGGCCAGTAAACAAGCGGTTTTTTGCATGCTGGGAACCTAATCAAATTGTTAAAAGGAGCCATTAATTTggatccatgattcccaaactttttttttgacctcaaaggaaaaattatttgcaaatgcttacaaacattaTTCACTAAAATTTTATATCTGCACTGCAGAAACAACAAATAGTAGTGAGCACATTTAACAATTAGGACAGGAAATACGTAACCTATTTGAATGTGCATTTCACACACATGTAACATCATTTTAGAGGTACTTAGCTTCCAAAGGGGGTTTGCAACTTGGCAGTGAGTGTTGCCATGGAGGCAAATTCAAAAACAGAGTAACAACGCCGAGTGCTGTGGCTGCCTCCGGAGAAGGACGTGAGGATCCCTCAGCTTGCTTCGGCCTGCTTCGTCACAAACTTGTGTGGTTAGTCTCACGacgccacacctccaatctcatCTGGCCTCCTTGGCGGTGTGGAAACTTgcgtatttaaaaaaagttagatTTAGATTGGATGTTAGTATTAAAATAAACCTCcactcacaggcttgttgaaTTCGGGCTTAAGGCACCACCAGtgcaacatacatacacagatttCGATGGGGTTTTATTTGGCGATcttcacttagctagctacagttgcACTATAGGCATTATTCTCGCTAGCACCTGTATACGCCCCTCCCAAGCAATGTATTTGGCTGGGTTAGCGTGTTTTGAGACGTTactgacaacaaaaaaatcccacacctttgcaacaaaaataatctaaatatTCCCCAGGTTTAGCGacattctaggcctggtttaagaggcttGTGAGTGGTAAACACTTAATTACAGGTAAGAAACTTCAAAACATTATGAATTAGATATGACAGATATGTTTGTTAAACTGTTCTCTTTTTTGTACCACTCTTACAGTGGTATTTCTGCCAACATTTACCTGCGTTATTCGCTCACGACCTATAGTAGCAATACATGTAGAGCAGAGGCGGAGCTGCgatgg
The nucleotide sequence above comes from Esox lucius isolate fEsoLuc1 chromosome 8, fEsoLuc1.pri, whole genome shotgun sequence. Encoded proteins:
- the ranbp3a gene encoding ran-binding protein 3a isoform X3, with product MADLANEVTHMISLTEKPAIAPPVFVFQKDKAQKRPAEGSSAEDGEDSDKDESSYCPPAKRERRSSITQFPPAHSVSKNNVFMPSSFCQSPTGNNNSDSEPEEKMVGFRLKPPTLIHGQAPSAGVPSQKPKEQQRSVLRPAVLQAPPAIKSLSQTGLNSGTNGVNRSSEGLPVTQNSTENCDGSTVDRTKSQVIESSELKGSPSAESGETNYFLQYISTPSLHKAENNTDDGAKFVFGQNMSDRVLSPPKCEQAAEGSTDPQPPPPCDPPLQDSSSEKDNSVTESLEESAAAYTKATAKRCLLEKVEVRTGEESESNVLQVQCKLFVFDKASQSWVERGRGLLRLNDMASTEEGLLQSRLVMRTQGSLRLILNTKLWPQMQADKASEKSVRITAMDTEDQGVKVFLISASSKDTGQLYAALHHRILALRSHSDQEPEPRAPIPDSHIPHPQSNEEDSDEDDPLTSTANTTEEPETPAAGSGGGSS
- the ranbp3a gene encoding ran-binding protein 3a isoform X1: MADLANEVTHMISLTEKPAIAPPVFVFQKDKAQKRPAEGSSAEDGEDSDKDESSYCPPAKRERRSSITQFPPAHSVSKNNVFMPSSFCQSPTGNNNSDSEPEEKMVGFRLKPPTLIHGQAPSAGVPSQKPKEQQRSVLRPAVLQAPPAIKSLSQTGLNSGTNGVNRSSEGLPVTQNSTENCDGSTVDRTKSQEKRSERDESRRGEQTFSPMESTFVFGQNVKDRAKVIESSELKGSPSAESGETNYFLQYISTPSLHKAENNTDDGAKFVFGQNMSDRVLSPPKCEQAAEGSTDPQPPPPCDPPLQDSSSEKDNSVTESLEESAAAYTKATAKRCLLEKVEVRTGEESESNVLQVQCKLFVFDKASQSWVERGRGLLRLNDMASTEEGLLQSRLVMRTQGSLRLILNTKLWPQMQADKASEKSVRITAMDTEDQGVKVFLISASSKDTGQLYAALHHRILALRSHSDQEPEPRAPIPDSHIPHPQSNEEDSDEDDPLTSTANTTEEPETPAAGSGGGSS
- the ranbp3a gene encoding ran-binding protein 3a isoform X2, giving the protein MADLANEEKPAIAPPVFVFQKDKAQKRPAEGSSAEDGEDSDKDESSYCPPAKRERRSSITQFPPAHSVSKNNVFMPSSFCQSPTGNNNSDSEPEEKMVGFRLKPPTLIHGQAPSAGVPSQKPKEQQRSVLRPAVLQAPPAIKSLSQTGLNSGTNGVNRSSEGLPVTQNSTENCDGSTVDRTKSQEKRSERDESRRGEQTFSPMESTFVFGQNVKDRAKVIESSELKGSPSAESGETNYFLQYISTPSLHKAENNTDDGAKFVFGQNMSDRVLSPPKCEQAAEGSTDPQPPPPCDPPLQDSSSEKDNSVTESLEESAAAYTKATAKRCLLEKVEVRTGEESESNVLQVQCKLFVFDKASQSWVERGRGLLRLNDMASTEEGLLQSRLVMRTQGSLRLILNTKLWPQMQADKASEKSVRITAMDTEDQGVKVFLISASSKDTGQLYAALHHRILALRSHSDQEPEPRAPIPDSHIPHPQSNEEDSDEDDPLTSTANTTEEPETPAAGSGGGSS
- the ranbp3a gene encoding ran-binding protein 3a isoform X4; protein product: MPSSFCQSPTGNNNSDSEPEEKMVGFRLKPPTLIHGQAPSAGVPSQKPKEQQRSVLRPAVLQAPPAIKSLSQTGLNSGTNGVNRSSEGLPVTQNSTENCDGSTVDRTKSQEKRSERDESRRGEQTFSPMESTFVFGQNVKDRAKVIESSELKGSPSAESGETNYFLQYISTPSLHKAENNTDDGAKFVFGQNMSDRVLSPPKCEQAAEGSTDPQPPPPCDPPLQDSSSEKDNSVTESLEESAAAYTKATAKRCLLEKVEVRTGEESESNVLQVQCKLFVFDKASQSWVERGRGLLRLNDMASTEEGLLQSRLVMRTQGSLRLILNTKLWPQMQADKASEKSVRITAMDTEDQGVKVFLISASSKDTGQLYAALHHRILALRSHSDQEPEPRAPIPDSHIPHPQSNEEDSDEDDPLTSTANTTEEPETPAAGSGGGSS